The following coding sequences are from one bacterium window:
- a CDS encoding DUF1640 domain-containing protein: MRAALDTLNIYERLRDAHLDDLAAKEIAEVINEVTKTYLATKGDVEKAKIKLKAEIEKAKVKIIKWVAGMLAAQAAIVATLVKLL; the protein is encoded by the coding sequence TTGAGGGCTGCCCTTGACACCTTAAATATTTATGAACGATTAAGAGATGCGCACCTGGATGATTTGGCCGCCAAAGAAATTGCCGAAGTTATTAATGAGGTGACCAAGACCTATTTGGCTACCAAGGGTGATGTGGAAAAAGCAAAAATTAAATTAAAAGCCGAGATTGAAAAGGCAAAAGTCAAAATTATAAAGTGGGTGGCGGGTATGTTAGCCGCTCAGGCGGCGATAGTGGCCACTTTGGTTAAGCTTTTGTAG